The following are encoded together in the Vigna angularis cultivar LongXiaoDou No.4 chromosome 9, ASM1680809v1, whole genome shotgun sequence genome:
- the LOC108347223 gene encoding dof zinc finger protein DOF5.1, with amino-acid sequence MVFTSIPASYFDASNWQQQQPNNQPGGSDSNSQQLLQPPPPPLPVAMQSHGEGSIRPGSMADRARMANMPMPEVALKCPRCESTNTKFCYFNNYSLSQPRHFCKTCRRYWTRGGALRSVPVGGGFRRNKRSKGTGGSGGGSNSPATSDRQTGSANSTNSGSSKSERIGLAPQIPPFRFMPPLHQLGDFGDGDISLNYGLSYGPVGGVGDLGYQIGTSALGGGATSIFSAPGLDQWRMPQQFPLLASLEGSSPASNLYPFEGSAEMSGYIRPKVSTSGIMAQIASVKMEERKEPDLSTLFLGNDNPVNEQYWTSASSASWTDICGISSSFTASNHL; translated from the exons ATGGTTTTTACTTCCATCCCAGCTTCTTATTTTGATGCATCCAATTGGCAGCAACAG CAACCAAATAACCAACCCGGAGGCAGTGACTCCAACTCTCAGCAGCTGCTTCAACCACCACCGCCACCACTTCCGGTTGCAATGCAGTCTCATGGAGAGGGTTCAATCAGGCCAGGATCCATGGCTGATAGGGCAAGGATGGCCAACATGCCAATGCCAGAGGTTGCACTCAAGTGTCCACGCTGCGAATCCACCAACACCAAATTTTGCTACTTCAACAACTACAGTCTCTCCCAGCCCCGCCACTTCTGCAAGACCTGCAGGAGGTACTGGACCAGAGGCGGCGCCTTAAGGAGTGTCCCCGTGGGCGGAGGCTTCAGGAGGAACAAGCGGAGCAAAGGTACCGGCGGCAGTGGCGGCGGCTCCAACTCTCCGGCAACCTCTGACCGCCAGACAGGAAGTGCCAATTCTACCAACTCGGGATCTTCGAAGAGTGAGAGAATAGGGCTTGCACCCCAAATTCCACCCTTCAGATTCATGCCTCCATTGCATCAACTTGGTGACTTTGGAGATGGAGACATAAGCCTAAACTATGGCCTCAGTTATGGCCCAGTGGGAGGAGTAGGAGACTTGGGTTATCAAATTGGAACAAGTGCTTTAGGTGGTGGTGCCACTTCAATCTTCTCTGCACCTGGTTTGGACCAATGGAGAATGCCACAGCAGTTTCCCCTCTTGGCCTCCTTGGAAGGTTCATCACCAGCTTCTAATTTATACCCTTTTGAAGGTAGTGCTGAGATGAGTGGATATATAAGGCCAAAGGTTTCAACTTCTGGGATCATGGCTCAGATAGCTTCGGTGAAAATGGAAGAACGTAAGGAACCTGATTTGTCAACACTTTTCTTGGGAAACGATAATCCAGTGAATGAACAATATTGGACCAGTGCTAGTTCTGCATCTTGGACAGATATTTGTGGGAttagctcctctttcactgcaAGCAACCATCTATAG
- the LOC128193948 gene encoding uncharacterized protein LOC128193948 yields MASDGCDPPIPPSAKSDKEKGKKKSYMVKLLNRFNNLNASSSQPSTPTSTSTARFVPPPLQVPGLTPTPPSIPPSLEVPTFTPSSQQFAADQWRSPSPHVGSNPTTPTNMPSPSPIGDNPPRSSSAANDFEDVSNNRPIITPIGGGFYPTKTASKAITATIKQQFDEPWVTWGQIPQTQRDVFFERFKRKVSWRSNHEEKVKKNFHTKASHRLSEMFKKARTEGKKPNWMGDIVWNGLLEKWNMPLYRQKCETAKKNRTSDKGGFLHTGGSISVHEHAIRLSQELGRSVHVDEIFQQTHIRASTGEFVDERSRRTHEEFEAKFSQIRSETASVGASTCAPLDPADEERLRNQCWLDVAGGRYKGRVYGIGNVSAQDDCVDSYIQQTQASSSQQPIAEDILNLHTRVSTHDDQLRQMNSQLQGFIGVMMQYLPPPAAAIAQQFLQSQNQPQANVQPQQPQQPTDQAQDDTVYGDY; encoded by the exons ATGGCATCAGATGGTTGTGACCCTCCTATTCCACCTTCAGCAAAATCAGATAAGGAGAAGGGCAAGAAGAAATCTTATATGGTCAAGTTGTTAAACCGTTTCAATAACTTAAATGCTTCAAGTAGTCAGCCATCTACACCTACCTCTACCTCCACTGCTAGATTTGTTCCACCACCATTACAAGTTCCTGGTTTGACACCTACTCCACCATCAATTCCACCTTCGTTGGAAGTTCCTACTTTCACACCTAGTTCACAACAATTTGCTGCTGATCAATGGAGATCACCCTCCCCCCATGTTGGTTCTAACCCAACAACTCCCACAAATATGCCATCACCATCTCCTATAGGGGATAACCCTCCACGTTCAAGTTCAGCAGCCAATGACTTTGAAGATGTTTCCAACAATCGTCCAATCATTACACCTATTGGAGGAGG GTTTTATCCAACAAAAACAGCATCCAAAGCAATCACAGCCACCATCAAGCAACAGTTTGATGAGCCATGGGTGACATGGGGACAAATACCTCAGACACAAAGAGATGTTTTCTTTGAGCGTTTTAAG AGAAAGGTTTCATGGAGGTCTAACCATgaagaaaaggtgaaaaaaaatttccacACAAAAGCATCTCATAGATTATCTGAGATGTTTAAAAAAGCTCGAACAGAAGGAAAAAAACCTAATTGGATGGGGGATATTGTTTGGAATGGTCTTTTGGAGAAGTGGAACATGccactttatagacaaaaatGTGAAACGGCCAAAAAGAACAGGACATCTGACAAGGGTGGTTTTTTGCACACTGGGGGATCCATTAGCGTGCATGAGCATGCAATTCGTCTg TCACAGGAGCTTGGTCGGTCAgtgcatgttgatgaaatatttcagcaAACACATATTCGAGCATCAACAGGAGAATTTGTCGATGAAAGGTCTAGGCGGACACAT GAAGAGTTTGAAGccaaattttctcaaataagatcTGAGACAGCATCCGTTGGGGCTTCAACATGTGCTCCCCTTGACCCTGCAGATGAGGAAAGATTGAGGAACCAATGTTGGTTGGATGTTGCTGGTGGAAGGTACAAGGGACGCGTATACGGCATTGGAAATGTCAGTGCTCAAGATGACTGTGTCGATAGTTACATACAACAGACACAGGCATCTTCTTCTCAGCAACCGATTGCAGAAGACATTCTTAACCTCCACACACGAGTATCAACCCATGATGACCAACTTCGACAGATGAACTCTCAATTGCAAGGCTTTATTGGTGTCATGATGCAGTATCTTCCACCTCCTGCAGCCGCAATTGCACAACAATTTCTTCAATCCCAGAATCAGCCACAAGCTAATgttcaaccacaacaaccacaacaaccaaCAGATCAAGCACAAGATGATACTGTTTATGGAGATTACTAG